The window GTAGGGAATTAATCTAAAGACATTCTGTGTTGGTAGCAGGAGAGGATCTAAAGGATGACTGTGTCTATCCACTGAAGCTGTGGATCAAGGACTTTTACCTGTGCATCTGACTGTACCCTCAGCCTGGCTTCCCTGTCCTGTGTTTTGGACAGTGGTAAATTGGCAAGAAGCCCAGAGCATGAGAGTGGCAATGCTGCAAGGGCTGACTCTGATGGGGAAgcagggggggaggaggagggaaagaagaataaaattgtTAATCCAGGCTGTGCTGGTATCTTATGTCAGAAAGCAAACTGTAGCTTGTCCTGGTGTTTGCCATCTGCCTCAGAGGGATCTGTGAAGAGAGGGAGCAAGCACAACCCTAGATGTGCATCTGTCTGTGTCTGTGACCTGATAGGATCTGTTTGGGGGGTTTCTAAGTTGTGGATCACTGGGATGGGAGGGAGAGAGTTGATGTGTGGTACAGGGAGTTcatctgctgctgtgctgcagcctgtaGGATGCCTGGGATGGGAACTGTGTCTGTTCATTTTCTGAATAGTTTGGGGCATGAGGTATGTGTGAGGCTGAGCAAATAGAAACTAGCTGGACACTGGGATGCTTCCTGCCACAGCAGGAcatgtgggggtttttctgTGCTGGGGATGCTTCCCCCTAGCTAGGTGAAACAGCCCTGTACAGCCCAGGGTTAACTTGGAGAGGGTCTGTGCCTGCCTCGGCAGTCATGTTACTTGTCCCTGTTAGTCAGCTAATACAAAGTCTAGGGTCCCTGGTGCAGATGAGCCTTCAGTCTGTGTTTTCACAcacagctggggagggaaggaggtcTCATCTCTGCAGTCCTTTTAAAGCCTGCACACAAGTAGTGTCTTCAGGGCAATATCTAGCATTAGCCAGGGAGGAACAAAATGTCTTCatgtctctctcctctgctcGTTCAGGATCTCCTGCAGTTCCCATGGGGATCGTGGTGGGAGAAGAGGGGCACTGGGTGACAGCAGAGTTCTGGGCACGTAGGGCCAGGGCTTTTGAGTTTATTGTGCAAGAGCTGGCCTGGGCCCCTTGCTTAGATCTGTTAGATCCCTGCCTTAACGcgcacattttttccccaggcgTTCCTCTGGTAGGAGGCACAGCCTGCAGGGTGACAAAGGAGATGGTGTTGGAGTGCTTAAGCTCTTAGCTGGCAAGAAGCCATTCTGATCTTGGCGTGTGCTAGGGGGCAACGGGATGGAAAAGTtggggaggaaaagcagctgtcaTCTTCTAGCACTGCAGTTCTTGTTGTGCCCAGGAGATGGGGGAAGCTGCTCACTAGATGGGCAATCAGAAGCGGGCTCGTCTGTCCCTCCAGGCCTGGGTGACTTCTGCCTGTGACCACTGCTGAGAGGGAATAAGGAAGGGGGGTTGTTTGGGCAAAGAGTGGGGTGTGGGTGTCAGAGCAACTGTGCTCTGACAGGGCATGATGTAAGAATACACTCTGGGTTTCCGTGCCCACAGGGTCTTCAGGTCACACTGCCTCAACTTACTaatgaaactgtttttttctgctgccagAAAATGTTCCCGTCTCTGGTGCATGAACCAGGGCAGGTTTTGGCACTATTTCCAAGCACCAGAAGAGCTTAAAAGTTCCCCTGCCCTGGCTTTCAGGGAGGGCTGGCACCAAGCAGTTGAAACAGTGCTGTTCCTGCTCTGTTTTATTAGTAGCTTTCAAACAAGTGTGGTGTTCAAAAGGACAAGGCAATCTCTTCTTTGGAGATGCAGTTAAACTTGAGTTCCAGCTGGCCTCATCTCTGGCTTTAAACACTAGACCTTGCTCCCACAGCAGAGTTAAGGATAAGCAACTTGGTTGTGGTCTCTAAAACTAAGCTTCAGGTCCCTGCATTTCTTGTGTTTTGCTAAAACAGCTCCATCGGACCACCCTTGCCCATCTCCATCTATGTTCCTCAAGACCTCGTTCCTACTAtgcttttcagagcagatgAGTCTGGTTTTTGGAGAGGAAGACCAAACCGGATGCATtactcttcctctcctccttgtcTTGCGCTCATTTTGTAGAGGACCGGATACAGTTCCCTGTCTTGGGACTCGTACATAATTTTGGATGCTAACTCAACAGTAAGAGCCCCAATGCTGAGGAGAACACTTGGCTGTTTGGCCTGCAGTGGAGGGTTGTGCTCGTTGGCTGATGATGGCTGAGAGGGAGCCTTGAAAACCATTAACTGTAACCCTGAAACGTGGCAGGAGGGTGGCAGCTTCCTCCTCGGGGAAGCACGTGTCAACAAGGGCAGTGCCTGGGGAGTAATTAGGTGCCCAAAAAGGATATAGACAGTGCCCAATGCTTGTACGGGGGCTGTGCCGTAGCTATCAATAATCCATAGGTGCGTGCTGTCATTAATGTGGGTATAAACGTGGCATGGCATTGCTGGTAAGCGCTTGTCCTGAGGTGAGCAATGCCCAATTTGAGATTTGACTGCACTTAGGTTGCCTCTCTGaccctggtttttttttttttttctctccccaccaCCGCAGGCTCGGGCCCAAGCGGAGGCCCTCCACATTGGGGATGTACACTTTTCTGTCAAGCCTGGTTCTAGCACCTCCTCTCCCAAGCTCCACTCCAGTGCTGCAGTGCACCGGCTCAAGAAAGACATCCGGCGATGCCATCGCATGTCCCGGCGTCCCCTTCCCCGTCCAGACCCCCAGAACGGCGGGAGCGTGGGTGGCGGGACTGGCATCCGTCCTCCTGTCTCGCCCTTCTCGGAGACCGTCCGCATCATCAACCGTAAGGTGAAACCCCGTGAGCCCAAGCGCAGCCGCATCATCCTCAACCTCAAAGTCATTGACAAAGGTGGGAAGCCAGCCAACGGGGCCGGGGGCCTGGCTCGGCCCAAGATCCCGTCCCGAAACCGCGTCATTGGCAAGAGCAAAAAGTTCAGCGAGAGTGTCCTCCGCACCCAGATCCGCCACATGAAGTTTGGCGCCTTTTCGCTCTACAATAAGCCGTCCACTGCGCCTGCCCCCTCTCTGGAGGGCAAAGGGGAGGCTGAAGGCTCCCAGGCAGCCTCCTGTGGGCTCATTATGGGTTCCACCCCCTATGATGCCCCCAGCTCCAGTTCCTCTGGCTGCCCGTCGCCCGCCCCCCACTCCTCATCCGACCCAGATGATTCCCCTCCGAAGCTGCTCCCCGAGACCCTCAGCCCAGCCATCCCCGACTGGCGTGAGTCGGAGGTCCTTGACCTCTCAATCCCACCCGAGTCAGCCGCCACCAGCAAGCGTTCTCCCCCAGGAGGGTGCAGTGGGGGGCAGACACCCTCCTTGTCCCTCTCCTCTTCTGATCCGGAGCAGGAAGCTGGCGACTGGCGTCCCGAGATGTCCCCTTGCTCTAACGTGGTGGTCACGGATGTCACCAGCAACCTTCTCACCGTCACCATCAAGGAGTTCTGCAACGCAGAAGATTTTGAGAAGGTGGCAGCGGGCGGTGGTGGCGGAGGCAGCAAGTGAGCAGCCAGGTCCCCCCACtccgggggtgtggggggagtTCTACCTGCGAGAAGTCGTGGTGCGAATGGCTGTCCTTAgttctctccttctccccttgGCTGTCCCTCTGCCCTCACTGCcacccttcctcttcctttccccctgCCCATGCCCTCTTGCCTGGAGGCTGGAGTGTGTCagtgggggggagcaggggcacCCACCGTTCCTGGGTGTcgctgctgctgggaggagaggcagggagggtcgtggtggggctggggagtggTTGTTTGTCCTTGAATGTGGTGTTGTCCAACGGGCAGTGGAGCCTTTGGGGATGAGGGATGGGTGAGCGCGTGcctgtgggggtggtggggaaagTGCTCTTCCCACTCCTTCCCCAGTCATCTTTGACAAAAACCGAAGAGGAGCTCCAGACCCTTGAGGGGAGGATGTAGGAGGATTGGAGCCCTCACCCACTCCCCCCAAGCCTTCTCCCATGTGCATGCAGTCTCTTCCATTCCTATGTTTCCCCCTTGTCATGACTCTGATCCTGCCATCCTTCCCATTCTTGGCCTGCGGCCTGGATCTGCTGCCATCTGTACAGTCTTTGTGGCAGTGGCTAGTCCAGATGCCCCCGGGGTgagagggagaggggcaggtGAAGCGTCATGCCTGGAAGGTGCTCGAGACAAAGCTGGGGTGGTTGGGGGGTGCCCCATGCAGCATACACCCCATATTGGCTTCCCCTTTCCTTTGACTATTGGTGCTACCTTGGCAGTTGTATGGGCGCTTTCAGGTGGCCTGGTcccttctcttctgcatctTCCAACTTGCTCAGCTttgcaggggaagggaagaaaaggggagTCTGCTCCTGGTCCAGATCTTCCTCCTGGTGTTCATCACTTGCACTTGCTTGGGGGAGAGGGCATGAAATGCCCTTCCCCGGCCTTTCTGTGGTGGAAGTGGGAGTGGGCCATGCATCCATCCTTCAGTTTGAGGGAAGATATGCTGACAGCGTGAGGCTGGTCTCTCGCCTTGCACGTAAGCTTCCCCCAACCTTTTTTGCTTCCCCCCGCTCCcttggaaggagagaaggatggATGCTGAGGTGGGTCTTTTGCTCTTCCTGCTTCCTTTTgtctctcctgctctcccctgcaGTGGATGGCCTGGAAGAAGGTTCCCCTCTGTCTTTTTAGCATCTGAAACAGCCCTTACAACTGTCAATCAAAGGTGCTAATAAGAAATAACTGTCTCTCTTGCATCATATGCATGTGCGCTGGATCTCTTCCCCCAGAGCTCCTGTGAGGAGATGTAGAAATTCCTTCTCTTCACCCCTAGCAAGTAGGAGCAAGCAAGACCACAGCTTGCTGTTCTTTACCCACAGCTCCTGCTTTCACTGACCACCTGTGTTCACATCCAAAATAAGCTCTTTTGCCTGTCATTTCTGGTTTGCTCCATTTCTGTGGAGCTTCACAGTGAGATGCTGTTCCTttgctctcccttctccccttaCTCGCACAGGACTAGCCTGTACGGGCAAGGAAAAGAGGTGCTGATCAATTGGTGGGAGAGCTTCAACCTCTCAGCCCTATCCCTCATATTTGGAATGGGGCAGAGGGGTGTCACTTCTACATAACACGCTGCAGAGGTgaaaagggtggaaaaaaattccCCGTGCAGGGGCTCACCTACTTACAAACCTGCCCTGGGCGGGTGAATATGAGTGGAATTGACCCCTCTGGTGCTTCCACACGAGGATGCTCGGGAGCTGCTGGCTCAGAGGAGTGCTCTCGTGTGGAGTAGTGATTTTGTGGTTGTAGTGGTCTGAGGGTAGAAGAGAGGCAGTTTGTGGGAGAGGTAATATTTGTCTGCCCAAGGGGCATCATCAGGGCGGTAGAGGGATAGACCAGCTTCCGACCTTAATTAGGGCTTCTGTGCCCAGAGCTCGTCTTTTCCCCGCCTCCAGCGCCTGGGTTGGTGTAATAAAATCTTTGCTGCCCTCCCCACAAGCCTTGCCTCGCAGCGGGTGGCATTCAGAGCCGTGGGGCACAGTGAATTCACAGCAGTTGCGGTTGGGTGTCTGCGCAGACGGTCCGAGGGGGATTCCAGGTGCTGTTAGCACCACCCTTTGCacacctctttctttttctttccttggttAAAGAGCTTAGTGGCCTCTTTGGGGATGTGGTTGCATTCACAGCTGAAGCTAGGGGCAGGGAGAAAGAGACTTCTCTGATCCATTCACCAAGCTAAGGCTTCCTATAACTTGTTGGACTTGTGTGCGTGTCTGTATTAATACCTGCCTGTATTTTTcgtgtctctttttttttttttttttttttgcatctttccTGTGCCTGGTACACCCAGGGATCCCTTATTTTAGCATAGCCTATCCATTTGACTGCAGCTTCAAAGATGAGGAGTTTGTAGACATAGGGAAAAGCTCTTTCTTAGGGAAATAGCGAGgagattcttctctttttttctcccccttctcaaCAAGAACTATTCTGTGGCTGCAAGATAAGAGGAGCTTCTTTGTGGGGTGGATGCAAACTGGCCAGTCACTTTAGGCTGTTAAGTTACTGTTTGGTGTGTATGTGGTGATGTGTTTTGTTTCGTGGTATTGaggttctggaaaaaaaaaataaaaattgaagcGTTTAAGTGGGAGATAAAAGGGAACTTTAATAGGAAACTCTTGATGTGTTTTGGCCAAGATGTGTTTGCTTGGCAGAATTCTTTTCCCCAGTGTCTCTTGTATGGTGTTCtttgggggcagggggcaggaaTTGTTTAATCGAAGGGGTTTTGCCTTTCTCCAGAGTTACAAGTAAGGGGACTGTCTGAAGAGCAAAACAGTGGGTCATTGTAGGGATACTCCATGAGGACCTTCTTCCTGTGGTGAGGTGATGAGGGGAGTTGTTGCAGCAGAGGAACTCGTGCAGTAGATCCTTtgtggaggaagaaaggagtaTGATCCGGCTTGCAGACACAGCTCGACTGCTTGTGTGACAAATCTCTCCCTGGGTAGGTTACCAGGTGGGAACCAAACCCTGAACCTCTGGATCCAAAATTAGGATCCTGTGCTGTTTTGAGTTAGAGGTTTGCTAACTTAAACGCAGCAGCAGCCTCAAGTTCCCTCAGGTGGACGAGACACTTGAGGCTGACTAATGTACCTTCGTATTCACGTGGGTTACACTCTTCCTTCTGAATTTTTGCCCTTGCTCCTTAATGGAGATGGGAAAGAAGATCCATCCATGCCCTTTAAAAAGGGCATGGGATTGAGGGAGGAGTTTATTTGAAAGtatccccttcccttcccaataacccctagaaaaaaaaaaaaacagggaaatatTCTCTGTGTCTGTGCCATGTTTGTTCTCTTGTCGTCGTGTTTTTAGAGGAGATTTTATGATGGAGtggaaaaagtgaaatgatTAGTTttgcataaaaaagaaaagtttaaaaaaaatttctacagggagagagcgagagagagagagagagtttaaaaatgaataataaatgcaGTGATTGCACAAACTGTAGTGGTATTAGATGGTCCTTAGagaaaagagtattttgtaGTATCGAAGCATGTGTGTCTGGGATGGTGTTTGGCTTGCTTGAACTGGAGGGAAAGGCATTCTGGGACTAAGCAGCGATCTCTGAGCTGAAAAGGCAAGTTGCATGTTGGAGGAACCCTGTCTACAAACCCTTCCCGTCCTTGCCTCCCAAGTGTTGGAGTGAGTTCCCTTCCCTCCCATACCTCTCCTGTGAGCTAAGGTGGAGTCTCCAAGTGGTATTTCTGGCCAAGTGGCCCTCAGAAATGGCCGGTTGCGTTCTGCCAGAACGTGGATCAGGCCACCAACATGGAAACAGTTGACTTACTTTGCATGCACAGCAAGCTGCTAAGGTTTGGGGTTGGCATGTATCTTTCCTGCCACGTCGctgtctcttctcttttccctcccccatATCCAAGCAGGATTAAACATGGTGGGCTTATCTCCTGGGAAGTAGATACACCTCCCCTCGTTAGGGTCTCTTAGCTTCTTCCAGCATCAGGTGGGGAGTGGCATTTTTCCATATAGGATTCACCACATCAGGACAGAGAACTGAGTCCCATCTGTCTGTAGTCCAGCGTCCCATCTCTGACAGTGGCTGGATCTTCAGAGGCAGATGAGAGAGCTGCCTTGTGTCCTCTGAAGGTGTTGCTGAGTGAGACATACCCTCTTCTTGAAGCCAGCAAATGCTGgatgttttggggtggggaggggagcgaACACCCCGATGGGACCCCTACAGCTCGAGTagggctgctgccttctgctccgTCTTCCTGTAGGGTGCGGGGGAAGAGTTGCCCGAACGTTTCTTCAAAGCGAGGAGGCAGCTCTCACATGCTGGCTTCCCTATCCAAGATGTCGCTGCTGGGTGTTCATCTGGTGTGTGGGAGTgactgcagagaagagggaagcCACCAGGTGTTGGTGTCTGAACAGAAGGTGGCAGGCAGGGGACATTAGGACAGGTCGTCTTGTCTGGATTTCTCTGGTGCCCTTGGCTTTGCAGTGGCAGGTGACAGATGTCTCGATGCCTCCCATAGCCTGGGCTGCTCTTGGGAACTTCTCTGTCTGCCCATTGAGCTCTGTCAGTGCTTCCCATGGCCTTCAGCTTGGAGCGGCAGCCTCATGCCTCGTGCTCTCTTCTCGCTGGGCAGAGCGGGACTGGGGAGGCGTGAAGCTAATGAGATGCAAGCTCCTTTTGggatggaaaacagaaatagagcGTGGCGAGCAGGCCTAGCTGTGGTGAGCCACtgcttaatttctgttttcaaaagagaaagggagcatttctctgtgtctgCCCTTACTGAAGTTCCCAGGGAgattttattatataaaaaaaaaccaatcctGCTCTTTGCCAGGTAGGAGCTGTCTCTGAGCTGAGTCTTCCTAGGGATTTCACTCCCTTTCCCAGCCCCTCTTTGTAGAGGAGGTTTTGGCAGCTCCCAGCGTTTGGAAACGATCACCTTCCTGGGGACCTCCTGGCAGAAAGAGGTTGCCATGCTGAAGGATGGTGTCCCGAGTCCCCTGTGCTTCTGCCCACCCCAGGTTGTGGCAGTAGTGGGTCTGCTCGGGAGCAGGCCCTCTTTCCCAGGGAGGTGTAACAAACCTGGAGTGCGTGTCTGGCTAAGTGCTTATTTTTCCCCTCGCCTCCTTCCCCACCTTCCGATGAGACCTTTTCCTCCTTGCCTGGCGCATCCTTTTACTCCAATGTCGCttgcttttgctgcatttttcaatTGCCCAATAATCGTGCAAGAGCTGGGatcttatttactttttatatataaatatataaatataaaagaaaccctcccccctcccttctccccccccccccaatctcaCCCACCATCCTGTGCGCAGCCTTCCTGATCTCCGCTCTGAAGGTGGTGTGCTGTAGAGGGTTGATTTGGGGCCGGGGATTTGGTGCCTCCTGGGTTTTGTTCCTTCTTGGTTCGCCGTGGCCTTTCTGCCAGCTGCGTCACTGCCCTGTGCCTCAGTCTCCCTCGTGCGaagggggctgtgggtgggtgGAGGGGACCATCCTGCTGAGGGTGCTGGCAGCCCGACTC of the Grus americana isolate bGruAme1 chromosome 1, bGruAme1.mat, whole genome shotgun sequence genome contains:
- the CBX6 gene encoding chromobox protein homolog 6 isoform X1, with translation MELSAVGERVFAAESIIKRRIRKGRIEYLVKWKGWAIKYSTWEPEENILDSRLIAAFEQKERERELYGPKKRGPKPKTFLLKARAQAEALHIGDVHFSVKPGSSTSSPKLHSSAAVHRLKKDIRRCHRMSRRPLPRPDPQNGGSVGGGTGIRPPVSPFSETVRIINRKVKPREPKRSRIILNLKVIDKGGKPANGAGGLARPKIPSRNRVIGKSKKFSESVLRTQIRHMKFGAFSLYNKPSTAPAPSLEGKGEAEGSQAASCGLIMGSTPYDAPSSSSSGCPSPAPHSSSDPDDSPPKLLPETLSPAIPDWRESEVLDLSIPPESAATSKRSPPGGCSGGQTPSLSLSSSDPEQEAGDWRPEMSPCSNVVVTDVTSNLLTVTIKEFCNAEDFEKVAAGGGGGGSK
- the CBX6 gene encoding chromobox protein homolog 6 isoform X2; the encoded protein is MELSAVGERVFAAESIIKRRIRKGRIEYLVKWKGWAIKYSTWEPEENILDSRLIAAFEQKERERELYGPKKRGPKPKTFLLKPGSSTSSPKLHSSAAVHRLKKDIRRCHRMSRRPLPRPDPQNGGSVGGGTGIRPPVSPFSETVRIINRKVKPREPKRSRIILNLKVIDKGGKPANGAGGLARPKIPSRNRVIGKSKKFSESVLRTQIRHMKFGAFSLYNKPSTAPAPSLEGKGEAEGSQAASCGLIMGSTPYDAPSSSSSGCPSPAPHSSSDPDDSPPKLLPETLSPAIPDWRESEVLDLSIPPESAATSKRSPPGGCSGGQTPSLSLSSSDPEQEAGDWRPEMSPCSNVVVTDVTSNLLTVTIKEFCNAEDFEKVAAGGGGGGSK